TCTATTTTTTCCTCTCCTTTATTCTCCGAACCTGACAATCTAAGCCTCTTAAAAAAGGAAATTCAAACCTATCATGACTCTGGTCTGTATGAAAAGGAGTTAGAGCAAGTGATCCATCAGGCCCATGATTATATTATTAAACAATCAATAATAAATGAGCGACAGGGAAATCCCAAAAAGCTGGCCATTGTTCTTGATATTGATGAAACCAGTCTAAGCAACTATAACAATATGATTAAACGCGATTTCGTTGGTGATAAAAACCTCATTCACCAAGACATATTGGCAGCCAATTCCCCTGCTATTGAGCCAATGATAAAACTTTACAATGATGCAATGAAGCATGGTATTAAAGTATTTTTTGTTACTGGCCGTGCTATGTCT
This region of Legionella clemsonensis genomic DNA includes:
- a CDS encoding HAD family acid phosphatase, translating into MKGSIKTIAKILLITSFISIFSSPLFSEPDNLSLLKKEIQTYHDSGLYEKELEQVIHQAHDYIIKQSIINERQGNPKKLAIVLDIDETSLSNYNNMIKRDFVGDKNLIHQDILAANSPAIEPMIKLYNDAMKHGIKVFFVTGRAMSELNATRMNLLRAGFKNWAGLYLRPDGYNKSSIIPFKTQARESITNQGYTIVASIGDQYSDIKGGYMQKGFKLPNPFYHLP